One segment of Pseudomonadota bacterium DNA contains the following:
- a CDS encoding type II toxin-antitoxin system RelE/ParE family toxin produces MMDEGQYMMHDGKCPVQDFLDSLPGKAAQKVVRVLSLLADFDDISSFYFKKLVGTEEIWECRIQFGSNSYRVLCSFADGSAGRDR; encoded by the coding sequence ATGATGGACGAGGGACAATACATGATGCATGATGGTAAATGTCCTGTACAAGATTTTCTTGATTCTTTACCTGGTAAGGCTGCTCAGAAAGTTGTGCGGGTCCTGAGTCTTCTGGCGGATTTTGATGATATTTCATCCTTCTATTTCAAAAAGCTTGTCGGTACTGAAGAAATTTGGGAGTGTAGAATTCAGTTCGGCTCAAATTCCTATCGCGTATTATGTTCCTTTGCTGACGGCTCTGCAGGGAGAGATAGATAA
- a CDS encoding isoprenylcysteine carboxylmethyltransferase family protein, with product MDRLLDLPELFSSLWGTIVSLPFIVVGVCLWLWSVWQFIRAKGTPVPFNPPQKLITTGPYAYVRNPMLAGVFLMLFGVGVLLQSISLTFIFTPIFILFSILEFKLIEEPELEKRLGREYIEYKKTTPLLIPKKIRRSG from the coding sequence ATGGACAGGTTACTTGATCTGCCTGAACTCTTTTCCAGTCTATGGGGCACTATTGTATCTCTTCCTTTTATTGTTGTGGGTGTTTGTTTATGGCTATGGTCTGTATGGCAGTTTATCAGGGCTAAGGGAACACCTGTACCTTTCAATCCACCACAGAAGTTGATTACCACAGGTCCTTATGCCTATGTCAGAAATCCAATGCTTGCCGGTGTCTTCCTCATGTTGTTTGGAGTCGGTGTATTATTACAATCAATATCTCTTACATTTATATTCACGCCAATATTTATACTTTTTAGTATCCTTGAGTTTAAACTTATTGAAGAACCTGAGCTTGAGAAGCGCCTTGGAAGAGAATATATTGAATATAAAAAAACAACCCCATTACTTATCCCAAAGAAAATCAGAAGATCGGGGTAG
- the truA gene encoding tRNA pseudouridine(38-40) synthase TruA, producing MRNISLIVSYDGTAYHGWQYQPNLITIERVVREAIEKILNHKIKIYAGARTDTGVHAQGQVVNFFTEKGIEPGSLARGLNSLLPVDIRVKDAFEVGPDFHARYSAKSKTYVYCILNATYNSPFYVRYVWHIPYNIDVSSMNDSIKLIVGQHDFSAFKKKDTTYHNPIREVIRARVKRRGNFIYIVIEATGFLRYMVRNIVGTLVLVGSGKIEVEDFRKILESKDREKAGPTAPAKGLFLREIKY from the coding sequence ATGAGAAACATATCCCTCATTGTTTCCTATGATGGGACAGCATATCATGGGTGGCAATACCAGCCAAACCTAATAACAATAGAACGGGTTGTACGAGAAGCAATAGAAAAAATCCTGAACCATAAGATAAAGATTTATGCAGGGGCGAGAACAGACACGGGTGTCCATGCACAGGGGCAGGTGGTAAACTTTTTTACAGAGAAGGGGATAGAGCCAGGAAGCCTTGCCAGAGGATTAAATAGCCTTCTGCCAGTGGATATAAGGGTGAAGGATGCCTTTGAGGTTGGCCCTGATTTCCATGCAAGGTATTCTGCGAAAAGTAAAACCTATGTGTATTGTATCTTAAATGCCACGTATAATTCTCCCTTTTATGTCCGGTATGTCTGGCATATTCCCTATAATATTGACGTTTCTTCAATGAATGATTCAATAAAATTGATTGTAGGGCAACATGATTTCTCAGCTTTTAAGAAAAAGGATACTACTTACCATAATCCAATAAGGGAAGTTATAAGGGCAAGGGTAAAAAGAAGGGGAAACTTCATTTATATTGTGATAGAGGCTACAGGATTCTTAAGATATATGGTAAGGAATATTGTTGGAACATTGGTCCTTGTGGGCTCAGGTAAGATAGAGGTAGAGGATTTCAGAAAAATTTTAGAGTCGAAAGACAGAGAGAAAGCAGGCCCAACTGCACCGGCGAAAGGACTGTTCCTCAGAGAGATAAAGTATTAG